The Vitis riparia cultivar Riparia Gloire de Montpellier isolate 1030 chromosome 3, EGFV_Vit.rip_1.0, whole genome shotgun sequence genome segment TCCGGAAAAGGTTTTCAAGATACGCGGATCATTGACATTTCCACCATATTCAACGGCCACACGGAAATTCAGGGGCGGCTGCCCAATAACAAAACCAGGTGTCGCGACTACCAGCAAGACAGACAGGGAGAGGGAGAGATGGAACCGGTGAAGGAAGACGTAGAAGAGTACGGATGGAGAGAAGTGAAGCTGCCGTCGCTGATTCCGGTGGTGCCCCCGCCGGAACTCGGGAGAGAGACTGGCGAGAGGAGGAGAGGCCGTGACATCATTGTGGCCGTCGATCATGGTCCCAACAGCAAGCTAGCCTTTGATTGGACTCTTATCCACCTCTGCAGACTCGCTGATACCATTCACCTCGTTAACGCCGTATCCAGTATGTCtcttttcatcttcatcttcgtTTGGAAttttttcccccattttttCCCTAATTTTTCTAGGTTTTATTTCAGGCGTGTCGAATGAGGTTGTTTACGAGTCAAGTCGAGCACTAATGGAGAAGCTTGCGATAGAGGCTTATGAAGTTGCCATGGTGAGTAGCTATTTCTTCAAAATTGTGATCGGAAGAATAAGCAAAGTGACGAAATCTCTTTTCTTTATCCCACTTTTTTAATGGCAGAAATTAGGAGTTTCAATTTGTATATTACTTTCCATACCAATTCCCTTGTTTGAGAGTCGGTACATGCATATACCTACTCTGCATATCACAGAAGTTTGAGCTAAGggatgaaataaaaaagaatatagcCTTTTCTGTCACATTCTCCAACTCAAAGTAAGATTATGTAAATTAAATTCCAAGGTTATCTACATGATGAGGAGATTAGGATGATTAGATTGTTTTGTGCTTCCATATGTTAGTGGGTTATATGGTGGcaattcctttttaaaaatttgaaatagattGTTCTGGATCTTGGGGTTTTCATTATCATCTTCTCAAGACATGCGGTTGGTGATAATGCCTTCCTTGGCTCAAGTAATTCAATTCTGGTTGCCCAATTTTTTCAACCCTTTTGTCAAGTGGCACTGTCTTGGTCCCAACATAATGATTTTATTCAGCATTTAGATGTCATGCAATTCTGCACTCAAGTTTCAGTGCATAGGATTTAACAATATCAAATTTTTGTATCTCATGAACGAATTTGTTTACGTACAAGTGAATCCTCTGTAAATTAGTATCCCAGTTCATTACCTGTACTCCAATTTAACAATTGCCTGTGGTTATTCTCCATGGTTAAATTATTTACATGCAATCAATCATTTGTTAATTCTCAGTTTGGATAATGTGTTCTGAATTCAACACTTCATATGCACTTCTGAGCACCTGTCATAAACATACTCTGCCTCCCTGATCCCTGTTTCCTGTTACCCAAATTGATCATATGCTTCCTTTAAAGTTTGGTTAAATGTGAGCCTTGATCAAATTAGATAAACCTAAACCAAACCATTTCAAAAGACGAAAAATCCAACAGGACTGCTTGTACGAACAAAATCCCACGTCAACTATGAGCCAAGAATTTACAATAATACTGTGTTGGTATGTGAATATTTTTATCAAGGATTTTGTATGATCTACATGGAAGCAGGTGAGGACTGTGGCTAGGATCGTAGAAGGGGATGCAGGTAAGGCAATTTGCAAAGAAGCAGAAAGGATACTGCCAGTAGCTGTGGTGATGGGTACCAGAGGCCGAAGTTTACTTcaaaggttttctctctctctctctctcccttcaCTCTGTGTGTGCGCTCAAAAACATATCTTATTGTGGGGTTTTTGTACAGTGTGCTGCAGGGAAGTGTGAGCGAGCATGTATTCCACAACTGTACAGCAGCGCCTGTTATAATTGTTCCTGGGATtggtattattttaaatttattgaacCCTTGAATTTCTTATAgtgagtttaaatttttaaggaaTTTTACATGTAAGTTATTGTTTTGGATTTTAGGAGAAGCTTGAGAGGAACATTGAACTGGTGGAACCATGGACAGATAAGAAACTGTAAGTCCTGAAGAGTTATGCTAGTGAATCATAGTAGAGCTTGGGCAGAAGACAAAGTTGGTTTTGTCATTTATGTAATCTGAAATGCATGGaagatatgtttttcttttgatattctATGTGAATTGCACTGAATATGGTATTGTTAACTGATATCTTTGTATTAGCTGGAATACTGTAAATGAATCTAGGATGATGGGTTTGATGTATGGTTCTGTGGAATTTTTAGGTGTACATATTAGATGGCTATTCTTATCTGCATGAGAAAACTTTGGCCTTCTCAAATTCATAAGACGACGAATATACAAATTTGagcaatttgctttcaaatgATTTAGCTGGCCTGCATTCAGCTGACTTCCAACCATCTCAAGTTTTGTTAGGACTAGGCCACTACAATTGCTGCTTCTTATTACTTTCCCAAACTTCCAGAGCTTGAAGAGCATTCTTCTTCAGTTCCTGTCCTGTGGAAGGATCAGATCAagctttggagaaaaaaaaaatattgcactTGCTTATCTTCCCAATTTGATTTGCATCTTTGCATTCTAGGTTCAGGATTTCAACTTTCCtggaaaaataatcattaaattgTGGAAGGCAATTCTTATTAAAAGAGTTCAACAGAGGGTGTGTGAAGCCTAGCCATTGCAAAATCTGGAAGAACCAAATGAAATGATGTCTCAAACAAAATGCTCGGATGGCCAATGAAGCTAGAAACTGTGATGGGATAGAACAATTTATTTGCCCACCCATATAGATTCCATCCCTTGCATGGAAACCATAATGCCATTTgagtgtatttatatttattgaagttATTAATAGAACTGATAGCTTGTTCAAATTTGTAACATTATGGTATTAAATTTTAACTATAATCtcattacaaattttatttgaaaattttatagcTATATATAATCCAAATTAGTtattctaatatctacattctGTCGAGGTTGTGTGCCTCCACTGCCTGCTTATTCAGCCGATATGTTATGAAAAGAATCTTCAGTGGAATTTAGTGCTTGACCATTGTGCATATATGTCTTAGTTAAAGGCTTAAGAAATGTTGATTAGCGGCCTTTGACATGAAGCATGGGCAAGTGCAAGAAAGTATTAAGCTGCAGCTGCAGTGCTACTGATCTTGATGCGAATGGGCTGGATATCCTTTattcccaaaaacaaaaaaaaaaaagaaaaactccaGTATTCAGACTTTATTAATTTcactttctatatattttctgtCCCAATCATTCCAATTCTAAAGTCACCTCTTTAAGGTGACTTATTATCATTGTATTATTACTCCtttttttgatacaataagctgcaatataaattataaaccCTGATTATTTTACTTCCGTTTATGATTCGGAGAAAGAAACGATCCTGCTAATGCCAACCCTTTATGCCAATTTAGCTGATAGTGGAAACTGTTGACCTATAATCAGCTTTCATTACCAAAGTTTGGCTCAGGCTTTAGGATTTATCACTTGTACGCCTCATGGATCTAACTGCCACTTAGCCTAATTCCACTTAAAATAGCCCATTAGCAGTAACATCATGTCTTTAATCTTCTGCTGCTCAGTAGGAGTATGGAAAAGAAATTTCTAACATAAGGTGGGTCACAATCCAGCCCTATCATCCTCGCTAGTCTGGTTCTTCATTTTATATAGGATGTGGATGAGCCTGGGATTCCAGGTTATTTTTAGAAACAGGCAGGGGTCCTGTTGATCTAGACTGGGGACTCTGCTGGGAATGGCCTGGCCTTGTATTGCCCAACAAAATTGTAGTCGAGTTGGTCCCAGCAATGACAAATTTGAGGACTATCCTACTATGGGCCTTCTGCTCAAAAATTGGCATGAGGTTGAACGAACCGACTTCTTGTGCCAGCCTTGTTTGGTTTCTTCTTATTAACCAAACAACCATCTATTTTTTAGGATCATGTTAAGGAAGTTTTTAGGATTCTCATGCCAAGAAAAGGATAAAACTTGGGAGCAGACATAACATTTCTCCTAACAAGTATTGGCCCTTGAAAGTTGTACTCATATCTGCACATGGCTGAGAGAATCTGTGTTTGTGAGTTTTAGCATTTATTCTTTGGAACTGCGTTGTGTGAAAAGTGAGAAGAGTGGTAACCTCTTTAACAAGGGAAAATATCACACTAGCTTAAGTGGGCCCAGGAAAGAGAAAAGGCAAAATCATCTCTCTCCATCCATGAAGCAAAGAGAATCAAAGAGATCTTGCCTATGGATTGGTCTGGCCCCACCCTTCTCACTATTATGAATAGCTTGAAAACGAAGGAAAGCTCAGCTTCCTACAATCCAAGGGACAAGAAGATGCAGTTAAGGTGCAGGCAACGTCTGCTGGGCCCTGCCCTCTGCAGCGGCAACCCAACACTGAAAAGCTCCTTTCTTAAGTTTTAAATCTTGAATGAGAGGATCAAGTATGTTAGAAATATAGAAGAATTAGAACTTCTCATTGTTGGAGATGTCTATCCAAATTGGTGCCTTTTGTATACCGCCTGTATGCATAGAATGCGTCCTTTTTTATTAGATGCTGTTTAATATATTCTCTGTTtgcctatcaaagaaaaaaaaaaaacagattctTTATCCAAATTACCCTTTTCATTGTGTTTCTTTATGCTGTGACCTGAATGTTATATGTTGCTAATAAAGTTATTCCAAACTTTCTACCCTAACAAACAGGGTTCAATCCTACCCAAGACCACTAAAAAGGTTCAAATTCTTATACACAAAACAAAATAGGGAAGGgaaagaattttagaaatattaagGTCCATTTGAAACAAAACAGGGAGAGGATTAATCCTTGGTTGATGCTCCTTTTCTACCCCCTGTGACATTCTTGTGTAGAATGACTTTTGGACTGACCCTTTATATTTTTGCTTTATCCTAGTAGGGCTGTTGTAGTTCAGTGAATTGTGACCATTTGAGAACCAGAACATCATAGATGAGGACAAAGGATACAAAGCTTTTAGTCGTTAATAACGgctatattcaaatattaaaagacTTTGGAAAACTTTAGTTTCATCTTTAAGACAATGTCAAGCATTAAAGAACTTTACAAAAGGATACTCTTCCTTTCCTAAGAGTTCTCCTTCACCTCTCTATTCATTTCATAAGCTCCAAAATGAATACTTTACTCTTCCAATTGTGAACAAAGTTTTCTTGCCAACTGATACAACTGTAAACCTCCTTAACGATAACTATCATAGTTGTGATTAATAATGATAAGACGCTGATTTATGTACGTAAATCGGGCACGTGGAAAGTAGCTTTCCGCTTAGTTGATGGGTGATATTATCATACTATGAGTTTGTTTTATGGTTTAAAACTGATATGAATTTGAAATGGGACAACTCTTTAATGTGAAGAAGGCCTAAGCTACTTTTAACTGATTCTGAGCTCTCAGCATCTGACATGAGCTTAGATGTGAAGGGCCCAGATACCTTTGGGCAATGACACCTTTTTCTTACGCGTTGTTGATATGATTTTTGCTTGCTTATTCACACAGGACTTGCGTAGGATGTCTGAAGCATGAATTATCTCATGATTCAGCTGGAAGATAgctctaaaaaagaaaagaaaggaaaaaagaaagaaattctgGCTCATTGTCTAATCATCGGTCTCAATCTACATGCATTATTCTGTACCAAAAGAGAACCAAGAGGTCCACCAGTGGGCTCATGCTCTGTGTCCTTCACTGGAATGCTGGTAGTTGTCTCTTAGGTGTATCCAACACAGGGACAAGTTGTGCCACTGGATTAGTACGTTGCATTTCTTCTTCAGTAACACTTAATTTTTGTGGCAATTCTTGTAATCCCAATCATAGTATGTGGCACTGGTGTACCTTTGGATTGTTTTGTCTTTCAACTGATTACAAGGGTAGTTTAGTCCTCGAAACAGTTATATGACTAGCACCAGCAAGGATATCAGAAAAGGGTAATTGCAAAGGATTGCTGAATGACACCACCTTTCCTTGCCTTCATCCATTTCAACCTAGCTCCCTTGCCCCACCCAACACTAAAACTTGCCTTCAACCCTAATTCCTCGGTCCCCTCCTCCATCACCATCAAACTTTTTTGGTACCTATGGTGTGAACGAGTCTCATAATGTTGTAGTTATTATAAGATGCTAACAAGAAACAATTGAGGTCAATACGTATCGATATTATTTATAGTATGCTGCAGTATACATACATTATACTTTATGTACTTGGAGAAAAAAATCGAAAAAGAATCAGGGCGAAATGGCATATGGATTAAACTCATCCAAGAAATCGTATGATTAATGTTCCGATTCACATCTCCATCTTTAGATTGCTAGCATCAATGGGACCTGCAAAAGTGAGTTTAACCCCTTTAGATCCAACAATTCAAGGTGACATGTTCGTTTACGGATTAGAGAAAATGTAATTGTCATAGAAATGGAAGAGTATCTCCCCCTATTATCCAATGACactataattttattctttctgaTCAGGCATTAGAACCGTTGATTTTGTCTGAACTTGTGAATCGTAAACAGTTAGATGTCTTGAACAAGTCCTAATGCATAATTCCtttagtagctttttctttttggaagaaCAGTATATGGAATATATGGTCATTCAAAAGATATATAGGAGGAAAAAAGACAGTAAAAAGAAAGATCCTTATAagcaatttcttcatttttaaaaaaaaaaccagagatAGGACCGGACCAGCCCTCCAGTGCTGAGCGTTTGTGGGTCTCTTTATGGTCTCTATCATCTATATTTTAATCCATTCGCGTCATTTGTTACTTTATTATCAGAACATTGACAAGACATTTTCATTGTATTTACCTGTAAATGCTGCCTGAGATGGGAAGGACATTAATCTTCCTTGATGAAATTCTGGGCCGTAAAGGTTTGGTAAATCAGCATCCCAGGTTGAAGAGGGCTGGATTTGCTGTAAAGCAAGCGGTCTATGTGAGAGACGATaccaaaagagaaaagaaatgtCAACACTAGTGAGAGACCAAGTATGGGAAATTTACAGTGAAGCAGGAGTCCAGAAAAGTATCAGGGATTGATACTGGGGCGCTTATGGTTCTGCGGAGCGCGATTTCTGCGGGATTTATTCCCATTTCCACCCCACATGTAGCCACTTGCTGTATTGGATCATAGTGAAGATATGAAGGGTTAGTCATTTCTGATGACATTCCGATGGTTGGAAAATTGGCTGCACAAGCAGGAAACACCTGTTGACATAAAAGCAAATGACAGTTAGAAATTAGAACAAACAGGAGAATCATGAAAAACTAGCATGTTTGCATGGATTTACTGATTTTTAGGCTCCCTCACCTCTTTTGCTAGGAAGTTGTCGATGTTGAAGTCAAGTCTGGGATTCACAGCTGCTAGTTTCATGGATAGAAACTGTTTACAAAGTGGTTCGATAATTAGACTGAATTCAGCAACATGGAGATATATGTGTAGATATATTTTGTGTATTAAGATTGATGAGTCTGTGGCCCTTTACCTCTACTTGTCGTTGAAGAGATTGTACATAATTGATGATTTCATCGAGCATTCCGGCTTTCCCTGTGATCTTGTTGCATCCCGGAACTAAATCTTGCAGATATTTCATTCTCTCGCTGATTTTCTCCCTTCTCACCTACACAGGGCACACACAACATAAGTTAGATAAACTACTCAAGAGAAGGTAAACCATGCGGAAAATCGTTTATGAACTTGCTACTTACTCTTTCAGCCAGGCTGTGGCTGTCAGTGGCCTGGCCTCGCCGTGCTCGAACATGAATGTAGTCGGGTTTTTGAACTTCTGAAACCTTTGAAGTATCTGCTGATGTTTCTCTATTGTTGttgttggtggtggtggtggttgcGGTGGTTGTAGTGGTGGTGGTGCTGTTTTTGTTATTGTTTGCCTCAGTGATCTTGGACTCCCCATCCTCTGCATATCCCTTAATCCTCTTATCTTTGGTTTCCTCTTCTGCAACAACCTGAACAGACCCAGTTTTTGATGAGCAAGTTGAGTGATTTGTGAAGTGAACAAAGGCAATGGGGCCTTAGATGGATGTAAGTGAATGACAGAGCAGAAACAGAGTTGTGGAGACCATACAGGACAAGACGGGAGAATTGAGTCATTTTGAGAGACAAGAAATGAGTGAAGAGAAGGTAAAAAGGAACTGAAAAATCTATACTTTCCGGGCTTGTATCAGAGAAAAACCAAATGATCAAAACCCTCCAAAGGTTTAGACAACAGAAGAAGCATACCTTTGGGCTCTGCACCTTATCAGCCTTTCTCTTCTTGAAGCTCTCTCTTCCGACCGCCGAAGCTATCTTCTCTGGCAAAACAGACTCCCGAACTTTAGCCTCCGCCGCCGCTAGTGGGCAACTGGAGGTTCTCGAAGTAGTATGATTCATCTCAAACCCCGAGCAATTCAGTATTCCTGCAGACTCAAATCCTGCGTTCTCCACATTAAATCCGGTTCCGGGCATCGTCAATTTCCCAAACTCCGGCCACACATTTTCCAAACCGGGGTCCGCCTTCACCGCCCGGCCCAACAAGTCCCCGACGCCCGCTGAGTCACCGTTGATCAACCCATGAAACTGCTGAGCTTGTCCAACCTGACCACCCATGGAAAACATACTAAACTCATTTCCACCAAAATAGCTctgctgttgctgctgctgctgctgctgaaACTGCTCTTGCTGCCACTTCATCCGGACTCTCTGCCTCTCGAAAACAGTCATGTCGGTACCGTTTCCGGCAACATTCCCTGACGTACTTAGGCAGTGCAGCATCTCCGGCGACGCCATGTTCATCATTAACCACCCTTGCTTCCTACGCAGTGTGCTTTCCTAGTACAAATTTGGTGCTTTAGGCAGCTATATACTCCTTCATAAGGGGTGGCGTTGCTACCTTGCGCCTATGTAAGCATGTAACCGTGTGTTTACACGGCTATTACTAACTTGCGCTTGTCGCCGGCGTTGAAGTTAGTGTGGGAgcagaagagaaaaaaataataagaattgtGTAAGGCTAAAAGAGTAAGGAGGGTGGGGTATATATAAGTGAAAAAAGTGACCGGAGAAGTCTGACAGCAATTACCGGATTCTGACCCTTCTCGCCGGAataaatgagagagagaaagataggAGTGAGATAGAGAGAAAGATCGAATGTATCCATAACCAGAGGCCGTGGGTGATGGGCCCCACTGACATGACCACCACGTGGGCTTGTCCAGAGGACTGAAAAACGAGGTGATCCTCAAGAAAACGGGGTTTTGGGCTAACGGGCCCAGGCCCATTCCGCTTCCGCTCACATGGTTTTCCGACACGTGTCACTCTCCGGTGCCTCCCATTTGACGTGTCAGACTGATGACGTGGATCGTGACGACCCCCCTAAAAACGGGCCTAGGGCTGCCCTCTGATTGGCCGGTAGTTGTAGGGTATGTCAGAAAGCTTTAGGCTACCCTAACCCTCCAGAGAAGCGTGGAATCACAGCCCTCCTCCCACTAGACAGTGCTCTCCACACGCGTTGTGGGGCGTGGACTACGGCAATCATAGGATTGCATGCTTTAGCTGAAGATTCTGCGGGTGTTAGGGAAGATGTCAGTCctaaaaatagtatattttcatttttttaataataatacattaATACTTTCACTATCGTTATACCTTTGTCATTAATTGTCAGAATCATATATCTAACTTTCTACTTAAAGCCCTAACTATCTCTACTAATTACATaaaccccccaaaaaaaagTCCTTCCCCAAATATCTCAAATGCATGGACTTTCCGCACAACCATCAACTCCATATTAGATTTTAGATTTGATTCTAGCAAAGATTTATTCTTATTAGTCAACAACGTGATTAACATCTATTATTGCTTAATTAATAGTCTTTATTTGACTTCAAAATGATGAAAGCCCTTGAAACTCTTGGCTACATTAAAATAAAACGATGTTTCTACTACTCGAGACTGATTGATGGATTAGTTAAATGGagttgtcaaaaaaaaaatatttgaaacgATAATTATACCGATAAGATGGAAACTGAGATGTAGTCAATTTAAGGATGATTTTATCATttctaagtctaaattagaATAAGATCATATGTCATTATCATAGATAGCAGAAATTATCGACAGTCCATTTACGAGAATTTTTGTTGTAAAAGGTATTTAGATCGAGGAGAGTGAAAGAATGGGAGGGGAAAAGGGAGATATAATCAGGGGGATGGTGGGAACAAGGCCAGAGAGGATGAAGGCTACTTCCATTATCACCTAATGGGGGCCCTATCATCAACTTCTCCAAATCCTTTTCCTCTACTTTATTAGTAAGCCTCtctttgctttctttctctCACTTACTCACTCTCAATTCCACACATTCACACATGACTCAATACCAAAACTAAAGGCAAATGGGGCCTCTCTTTCTCTATCCTATTTTTTCAGTCACTTTCTCTGTGGGCTTCATCACAGAAAACCACCCCCTACCCCCCTACCCCTATccatttctccttttctttgctttgtgtttttcttctcctttctttaCATAAAGACAATGTATTTCTATCTTTAAtgcttcttctttcctttttaagtaTAATACTACCTTATATAGAGATTTATTGTACAAATTGTATGGTATCAAAGTATGTCCACTTTGGTCATTTTGGAACTGCATGGCAATTTGgttgcttttatatatatatatatatatatatatatatatatatatatatatatatatatatatgtataattttgttctttatcaaattttcaaaggcAACAATCATAATAATTTTGAGCACAATGGTATTAATTtgtcaataaaaattaaatgtgtGGGGTGTGctccaaaaatatcaaatataattaaaattaattatcattttataaaattttaaattattaattatttacataaataaaaataagtgcaacagaaataaaatataaaaatattttattgacattaaatttattatatatatatatatatatatatataatttgaaaaataaacttGGCTAAAAGTTACGAATGAAACAAATAATCTTGACATTATATCAAATGAAAGAcatcattttccatttgaatATCTCATGCCCATTCTCTCCTAGATTctatgaatttgttttttttattttacactgaaattaagaagttgaaaatgattTCCAAACTTTGGCTCCCTGAAATCTATGGGCTCATATGTTTCAATGCCCATGGATTGTGCAGAGAATGTGGTCCAATGAGGTTCAACCACACCAAATcagagaggaaaataaaaaggggCGGAGGAATTGGGGTTTGTGAATGGTGGGTGTGCAGTCCAAAATTCAATGCAAAGGCATTTGTCAGCATATGAGGAAGGTGTTGCAGAAACACAGGGACGAACCACTCATTGACATTGAAATAGTTTATTCGTATATGGAGTTAgtttccctctctctctctctctctcttatcttATCTTTGAtggataaatgaaaataaaaataaaataatggaggAGAGATTAGAGATACATTGGAAGAAGATAGATAGGTATATCATAGAGCATCATTGCAGCAGCAGATCCAAGGGAGAGGTCAAGCCCCAAGCCAAGCCTCCCCTTCTACCTTCTCTTCTCCTCTCCTGATCTCCTCCTATTAAAGAGAGACATCTCCAGAGACTCCTCTTCTGTCTCATACCCCATTCCCTTGCCTTCCCATTTCTAATCATTACATTTACCAACTCAAACTATGGGCTCCCTTCTCTCTTTTAATGCTTCTTCCTCTCTCTTCACACATGCATCTCCACTTCTTTCTTCATCTCTAAGGCCCCATTTCgtacatttcttttttctatcaaaatctTTCccctcttcttctttatttacttatttattttttgtttttttatgtcaTAGAGGAGGAGAAGGAGAGGAAGGAAAACTCACTTGTAGAAAAGAACTTTAAGGGtatatttggtttctaaaaaatattaaagaattactttttttttaataaagaaccAAAATAGCTTTTTAAAACCCTAACATAATTATACAACTTCAAATATAATTCCATATACTAAATTTTTTACATGGGATTGTATGTTATATTCTTTCTAGTGTATTAGATCTTTTTCTTAGAGTTGGTTTgtgaataattttttgatataatatttttctcatattttttatttttatttttttgtggatAGTCATTTAaatgtttggttcttaaaaaaattgaaaaaaaaataaagaaaagaagatagaaattaaaaataacaggaaaaaagaaaaaatatttaaaattaataaattatttttatataatttttcaaatttattcccCTTATTTATCCTcttattcatataaaaaaaactaaatgatttaaaaatacatacacAAAAATTACCTATGTTTTTATCTATGTTAggtaagataaaaaaatatcttttagaaaatttattataaagaaattttaaaatttttaaaatttttccaaaaCTCTTAATTTGTATTATGAAATAACGAGAAtagataataagaaaaaaaatatatatatatatatatatagatttacaTGGAAAACTCTATAAGGAAAAAAGCATggataaaggaaaagaagatcCATTATGCCAAAAAATTGTTATAAGGGGGGAAATTGTAAGTGACTATAGAAGAAGTATAATCATCATTATAaccttaaaaatattcattatatatatatatatatatatatatatatacatatgtgtgtgagagagagagagagagagtaataAATAAAGTTGGTTCATACCGCAGGAGTGGAACCAATGCACCCTCATTGAGATTAATGGTCGGCTACGAGGTCGGGTTGATTCATATCGAGTTGGGTTAAAGAAAATTCGGGTCACCAAACTCtaacaatttgaaaataaatattttaaataattatatttttaatggtaAATGGGCTttcattaaatatgtttaaaatcaTACCTCACTTGGGAGGACGTGACCTAGGTACATTGAATCGCGTGACATCTAATGATCTTATAAGAAATCCATATTAATATtcttagttttattatttttgttttttctcataAATAATGTTGTGGGATTCTTGGGAAATTGCTCTTCTGCCCATCAGATCATTCATgcatactttttctttttctattatatctatatacttgaatttattaatttagttccataataataataattagacaGAAAATATTTCAGAAATTTTCATTTGCCTTGGTGTCTGCTGCTCACACTGGCACGTGTCCTAATAAAATgtgtgattaaaattttaatatttttaaaataatataggtattttaaaattaagatataattttattctaaGAATTATTTGGacttataaaaaacattttttaaagaaaaataaatactaattaaTTTGGATATTGCCCAGAACATTTATGCATGCATGACTTTggaacttgaaattttttttttgctaaatcaataattaaagaaaactatAGCATGGATGGggaaagaaaagatttttttttttttttttataaaaaaaaaagaaaaaaaatagcaaatgaAATAATGAATGGTAGACCAAAGGAAGGGCACAGGCCTATACCCTCCATAGGTAGGGAGACACTGCCCaacaaaattgaagaatttt includes the following:
- the LOC117911185 gene encoding uncharacterized protein LOC117911185 codes for the protein MEPVKEDVEEYGWREVKLPSLIPVVPPPELGRETGERRRGRDIIVAVDHGPNSKLAFDWTLIHLCRLADTIHLVNAVSSVSNEVVYESSRALMEKLAIEAYEVAMVRTVARIVEGDAGKAICKEAERILPVAVVMGTRGRSLLQSVLQGSVSEHVFHNCTAAPVIIVPGIGEA
- the LOC117911184 gene encoding transcription factor bHLH63-like; translation: MMNMASPEMLHCLSTSGNVAGNGTDMTVFERQRVRMKWQQEQFQQQQQQQQQSYFGGNEFSMFSMGGQVGQAQQFHGLINGDSAGVGDLLGRAVKADPGLENVWPEFGKLTMPGTGFNVENAGFESAGILNCSGFEMNHTTSRTSSCPLAAAEAKVRESVLPEKIASAVGRESFKKRKADKVQSPKVVAEEETKDKRIKGYAEDGESKITEANNNKNSTTTTTTTATTTTTNNNNRETSADTSKVSEVQKPDYIHVRARRGQATDSHSLAERVRREKISERMKYLQDLVPGCNKITGKAGMLDEIINYVQSLQRQVEFLSMKLAAVNPRLDFNIDNFLAKEVFPACAANFPTIGMSSEMTNPSYLHYDPIQQVATCGVEMGINPAEIALRRTISAPVSIPDTFLDSCFTQIQPSSTWDADLPNLYGPEFHQGRLMSFPSQAAFTGPIDASNLKMEM